Proteins from one Triticum aestivum cultivar Chinese Spring chromosome 7A, IWGSC CS RefSeq v2.1, whole genome shotgun sequence genomic window:
- the LOC123149925 gene encoding probable CoA ligase CCL12 isoform X1 — protein MAATARGSVGEIRAGDVEAAGLTAADAVAFLAALRSATGKCGADAAAAWAAVVAAGVLRPDHPHALHQLVYYSVYAGWDRAQRGPPPYWFPSPTDCKQTNLGRVMEENGPKLLGASYKDPISSFGLFHKFSVQNQEVYWKLVLKELSVKFVREPKTILDASDKSKKGGSWFPGAVLNIAECCLLPWPSQNRTDDSIAIVWRDEGFGDYPVNRMSLKELRTQVMTVANALDTIFRKGDRIAIDMPMTCNAVIVYLAIILGGFVVVGIADSFAPQEIGNRMRVAKAKAIFTQDFIIRGGKKFPLYSRVMEGTSAKAIVIPATGDSLGVTPRNGDMSWKDFLSRAAGRSSMYSPVYQSADALINILFSSGTTGEPKVIPWTQLCPIRCAADTWAHLDLRPKDVDLWPTNLGWVMGPIQIFSCFLNGATLALYHGSPLGRGFCKFVQDARVSVLGSVPSLVKSWKAGNLTQGLDWTKIRQVATYTVRKHSTSSQAPLKKLNFYNRRVLATTGEASDIDDNLWLSSRTCYKPIVECCGGTELASSYIQGRLLQPQAFGAFSGPSMSTWFVILDEQGNPYPDDLPCSGEVGLFPLYFGATNRLLNADHDKVYFDGMPIYKGRQLRRHGDIIQRTVGGYYIVQGRADDTMNLGGIKTSSVEIERVCNGADDGLLETVAVSIKPSGGGLEQLAILAVLKDGSTACDANLLKSKFQRAIQKNLNPLFKVSYVKIVPEFPRTASNKLLRRVLRDQLKQELANRSKL, from the exons ATGGCGGCGACCGCGAGGGGCAGCGTTGGGGAGATCCGGGCGGGAGACGTGGAGGCGGCCGGGCTCACGGCGGCCGACGCGGTGGCCTTTCTCGCCGCGCTCCGCTCGGCGACCGGCAAATGCGGCGCCGACGCGGCCGCTGCGTGGGCGGCGGTCGTGGCGGCGGGGGTGCTACGGCCGGACCACCCGCACGCGCTCCACCAGCTGGTGTACTACTCCGTCTACGCCGGCTGGGACCGCGCCCAGAGAGGCCCGCCGCCCTACTGGTTCCCCTCCCC GACTGATTGTAAGCAAACAAATCTTGGGAGAGTGATGGAAGAGAATGGTCCCAAGCTGTTAGGAGCATCATATAAGGATCCAATTTCAAGCTTTGGCCTCTTCCACAAATTCTCTGTTCAGAACCAGGAG GTCTACTGGAAACTGGTGCTGAAGGAGCTCTCCGTCAAGTTCGTACGAGAACCAAAGACGATTCTAGATGCATCAGATAAATCAAAGAAGGGAGGGTCATGGTTCCCCGGCGCAGTGCTCAACATTGCCGAATGTTGTCTGCTACCTTGGCCTTCCCAGAACAGGACAGATGATAGCATCGCTATTGTCTGGAGGGATGAGGGCTTTGGCGATTATCCGGTGAATCGTATGTCGCTGAAGGAGCTTCGCACCCAAGTGAT GACTGTTGCAAATGCCCTTGATACCATATTCCGAAAGGGTGACCGGATTGCAATAGACATGCCAATGACGTGCAATGCGGTTATTGTTTATTTGGCAATCATCCTTGGAGGCTTTGTTGTTGTGGGAATAGCAGACAGTTTTGCACCCCAAGAGATTGGCAATCGCATGAGGGTCGCAAAAGCAAAggcaatttttacccag GATTTCATAATTAGGGGAGGGAAGAAATTTCCACTTTACAG CCGTGTCATGGAAGGGACTTCAGCTAAAGCTATTGTAATTCCTGCAACTGGAGATAGTCTTGGAGTTACACCAAGGAATGGTGATATGTCCTGGAAAGATTTTCTTTCTCGTGCTGCCGGGAG GTCATCCATGTACTCTCCAGTTTATCAATCTGCAGACGCCTTAATTAATATACTGTTTTCATCAGGAACAACTG GAGAGCCAAAAGTTATACCGTGGACACAACTTTGTCCCATAAGATGTGCAGCTGATACCTGGGCACATTTGGATCTTCGACCAAAGGACGTAGACTTGTGGCCTACAAATCTGGGTTGGGTTATGGGACCGATACAAATATTCTCATGCTTTCTAAATGGTGCAACATTGGCCTTATATCATGGTTCTCCACTTGGACGTGGTTTCTGCAAATTTGTGCAG GATGCCCGTGTGAGTGTATTAGGATCTGTGCCTAGCTTGGTGAAGTCTTGGAAGGCAGGGAATCTTACTCAAGGGCTAGACTGGACCAAAATCAGGCAAGTTGCTACTTACACTGTTAGGAAGCATTCAACTTCATCACAAGCTCCGCTAAAGAAGCTAAATTTCTATAATCGCAGGGTACTTGCTACAACAGGGGAGGCTTCTGATATTGATGATAATCTGTGGCTATCTTCGCGTACCTGTTACAAGCCCATTGTTGAGTGCTGTGGGGGCACAGAGCTGGCATCCTCATACATTCAAGGGAGACTTTTACAGCCACAAGCTTTTGGAGCTTTCAGTGGTCCATCAATGTCCACTTGGTTTGTCATACTCGATGAACAGGGAAATCCATAT CCTGATGATCTACCTTGTTCTGGAGAAGTGGGTCTCTTCCCTTTATATTTTGGTGCTACCAATCGGCTTCTCAATGCTGACCATGATAAGGTTTACTTTGATGGAATGCCCATTTACAAAGGACGG CAACTCCGACGACATGGAGATATAATCCAGAGGACAGTAGGTGGTTACTATATCGTGCAGGGCAGAGCAGATGACACTATGAATCTTGGAGGGATTAAG ACAAGTTCAGTGGAGATCGAACGGGTTTGTAATGGCGCCGATGACGGTCTGCTAGAAACAGTAGCTGTTAGCATCAAACCTTCTGGCGGGGGACTAGAACAACTGGCTATATTGGCAGTGCTAAAAGATGGATCCACAGCATGCGATGCAAATCTTCTGAAGAGCAAGTTCCAGAGAGCCATTCAGAAGAACCTCAACCCCCTTTTCAAG GTGAGCTACGTCAAAATCGTCCCCGAGTTCCCGAGAACTGCTTCAAACAAGCTTTTGAGAAGGGTCCTGAGGGATCAGCTGAAGCAAGAACTCGCGAATCGCAGCAAGCTATAA
- the LOC123149925 gene encoding probable CoA ligase CCL12 isoform X2 — protein sequence MAATARGSVGEIRAGDVEAAGLTAADAVAFLAALRSATGKCGADAAAAWAAVVAAGVLRPDHPHALHQLVYYSVYAGWDRAQRGPPPYWFPSPTDCKQTNLGRVMEENGPKLLGASYKDPISSFGLFHKFSVQNQEVYWKLVLKELSVKFVREPKTILDASDKSKKGGSWFPGAVLNIAECCLLPWPSQNRTDDSIAIVWRDEGFGDYPVNRMSLKELRTQVMTVANALDTIFRKGDRIAIDMPMTCNAVIVYLAIILGGFVVVGIADSFAPQEIGNRMRVAKAKAIFTQDFIIRGGKKFPLYSRVMEGTSAKAIVIPATGDSLGVTPRNGDMSWKDFLSRAAGRSSMYSPVYQSADALINILFSSGTTGEPKVIPWTQLCPIRCAADTWAHLDLRPKDVDLWPTNLGWVMGPIQIFSCFLNGATLALYHGSPLGRGFCKFVQDARVSVLGSVPSLVKSWKAGNLTQGLDWTKIRVLATTGEASDIDDNLWLSSRTCYKPIVECCGGTELASSYIQGRLLQPQAFGAFSGPSMSTWFVILDEQGNPYPDDLPCSGEVGLFPLYFGATNRLLNADHDKVYFDGMPIYKGRQLRRHGDIIQRTVGGYYIVQGRADDTMNLGGIKTSSVEIERVCNGADDGLLETVAVSIKPSGGGLEQLAILAVLKDGSTACDANLLKSKFQRAIQKNLNPLFKVSYVKIVPEFPRTASNKLLRRVLRDQLKQELANRSKL from the exons ATGGCGGCGACCGCGAGGGGCAGCGTTGGGGAGATCCGGGCGGGAGACGTGGAGGCGGCCGGGCTCACGGCGGCCGACGCGGTGGCCTTTCTCGCCGCGCTCCGCTCGGCGACCGGCAAATGCGGCGCCGACGCGGCCGCTGCGTGGGCGGCGGTCGTGGCGGCGGGGGTGCTACGGCCGGACCACCCGCACGCGCTCCACCAGCTGGTGTACTACTCCGTCTACGCCGGCTGGGACCGCGCCCAGAGAGGCCCGCCGCCCTACTGGTTCCCCTCCCC GACTGATTGTAAGCAAACAAATCTTGGGAGAGTGATGGAAGAGAATGGTCCCAAGCTGTTAGGAGCATCATATAAGGATCCAATTTCAAGCTTTGGCCTCTTCCACAAATTCTCTGTTCAGAACCAGGAG GTCTACTGGAAACTGGTGCTGAAGGAGCTCTCCGTCAAGTTCGTACGAGAACCAAAGACGATTCTAGATGCATCAGATAAATCAAAGAAGGGAGGGTCATGGTTCCCCGGCGCAGTGCTCAACATTGCCGAATGTTGTCTGCTACCTTGGCCTTCCCAGAACAGGACAGATGATAGCATCGCTATTGTCTGGAGGGATGAGGGCTTTGGCGATTATCCGGTGAATCGTATGTCGCTGAAGGAGCTTCGCACCCAAGTGAT GACTGTTGCAAATGCCCTTGATACCATATTCCGAAAGGGTGACCGGATTGCAATAGACATGCCAATGACGTGCAATGCGGTTATTGTTTATTTGGCAATCATCCTTGGAGGCTTTGTTGTTGTGGGAATAGCAGACAGTTTTGCACCCCAAGAGATTGGCAATCGCATGAGGGTCGCAAAAGCAAAggcaatttttacccag GATTTCATAATTAGGGGAGGGAAGAAATTTCCACTTTACAG CCGTGTCATGGAAGGGACTTCAGCTAAAGCTATTGTAATTCCTGCAACTGGAGATAGTCTTGGAGTTACACCAAGGAATGGTGATATGTCCTGGAAAGATTTTCTTTCTCGTGCTGCCGGGAG GTCATCCATGTACTCTCCAGTTTATCAATCTGCAGACGCCTTAATTAATATACTGTTTTCATCAGGAACAACTG GAGAGCCAAAAGTTATACCGTGGACACAACTTTGTCCCATAAGATGTGCAGCTGATACCTGGGCACATTTGGATCTTCGACCAAAGGACGTAGACTTGTGGCCTACAAATCTGGGTTGGGTTATGGGACCGATACAAATATTCTCATGCTTTCTAAATGGTGCAACATTGGCCTTATATCATGGTTCTCCACTTGGACGTGGTTTCTGCAAATTTGTGCAG GATGCCCGTGTGAGTGTATTAGGATCTGTGCCTAGCTTGGTGAAGTCTTGGAAGGCAGGGAATCTTACTCAAGGGCTAGACTGGACCAAAATCAG GGTACTTGCTACAACAGGGGAGGCTTCTGATATTGATGATAATCTGTGGCTATCTTCGCGTACCTGTTACAAGCCCATTGTTGAGTGCTGTGGGGGCACAGAGCTGGCATCCTCATACATTCAAGGGAGACTTTTACAGCCACAAGCTTTTGGAGCTTTCAGTGGTCCATCAATGTCCACTTGGTTTGTCATACTCGATGAACAGGGAAATCCATAT CCTGATGATCTACCTTGTTCTGGAGAAGTGGGTCTCTTCCCTTTATATTTTGGTGCTACCAATCGGCTTCTCAATGCTGACCATGATAAGGTTTACTTTGATGGAATGCCCATTTACAAAGGACGG CAACTCCGACGACATGGAGATATAATCCAGAGGACAGTAGGTGGTTACTATATCGTGCAGGGCAGAGCAGATGACACTATGAATCTTGGAGGGATTAAG ACAAGTTCAGTGGAGATCGAACGGGTTTGTAATGGCGCCGATGACGGTCTGCTAGAAACAGTAGCTGTTAGCATCAAACCTTCTGGCGGGGGACTAGAACAACTGGCTATATTGGCAGTGCTAAAAGATGGATCCACAGCATGCGATGCAAATCTTCTGAAGAGCAAGTTCCAGAGAGCCATTCAGAAGAACCTCAACCCCCTTTTCAAG GTGAGCTACGTCAAAATCGTCCCCGAGTTCCCGAGAACTGCTTCAAACAAGCTTTTGAGAAGGGTCCTGAGGGATCAGCTGAAGCAAGAACTCGCGAATCGCAGCAAGCTATAA
- the LOC123149926 gene encoding probable carboxylesterase 5: MQASKSSPANQNHGRNISVDMYPFIRKYQDGSIERFLRSPFVPASSDQARNRGVATRDVVVDKATGVSVRLFLPCGAAETAGRNRLPLVIYVHGGSFCTESAFGRTYHRYATSLAASAGALVVSVEYRLAPEFPIPAAYDDAWAALQWAASLSDPWLASYADPARTFLAGDSAGGNIVYHTAVRASHEVNNDIMDIEGLIMVQPYFWGAKRLPLELAWDDNEATVAVFPPNGVDRLWPFVTAGQAGNDDPRIDPPASEISSLACRRVLIAVAGKDSLRGRGHRLAARMRDLDSRWPWMIQRRREVTVVESEGEEHGFHLYSPLRATSKRLMGSLVEFINQQPNSSPANPMVLGVPTTPCKDVFGYGMAMKAWCTRSSMPRNTATSLKIGRVGPSNTRYRLISGRLLMTAGNAHHKDPLSAAVPWTCVINNFF; encoded by the coding sequence ATGCAGGCAAGCAAGAGTTCTCCAGCGAATCAGAACCACGGACGTAACATCTCCGTGGACATGTACCCGTTCATACGCAAGTACCAGGACGGCAGCATCGAGCGTTTCCTGCGCAGTCCATTCGTGCCGGCGTCGTCGGATCAGGCCCGCAACCGTGGGGTGGCGACGAGGGACGTCGTCGTCGACAAGGCCACCGGCGTGTCTGTGCGCCTGTTCCTCCCGTGCGGTGCCGCCGAGACCGCAGGCAGGAATCGGCTTCCTCTCGTCATCTACGTCCATGGCGGCTCGTTCTGCACGGAAAGCGCTTTCGGCCGGACGTACCACCGCTACGCGACCTCCCTTGCCGCCTCCGCCGGGGCCCTCGTCGTGTCGGTGGAGTACCGTCTGGCGCCGGAGTTCCCCATACCTGCGGCCTACGACGACGCTTGGGCCGCGCTCCAGTGGGCGGCGTCCTTGTCCGACCCGTGGCTGGCCAGCTACGCCGACCCCGCGCGCACGTTCCTGGCCGGCGACAGCGCCGGCGGCAACATCGTTTACCACACGGCAGTCCGCGCCAGCCACGAAGTCAACAACGACATCATGGACATCGAGGGGCTGATCATGGTGCAGCCTTACTTCTGGGGAGCCAAGCGGCTCCCTTTGGAGCTCGCGTGGGACGACAACGAAGCCACCGTGGCGGTGTTCCCACCGAACGGGGTGGACCGGCTCTGGCCGTTCGTGACGGCCGGCCAGGCCGGCAACGACGACCCCCGGATCGACCCTCCGGCCTCGGAGATCTCATCGCTGGCTTGCCGCCGCGTGCTCATCGCGGTGGCCGGTAAGGATAGCCTGCGGGGCCGCGGCCACCGACTGGCGGCCCGCATGCGTGATCTCGACTCGCGTTGGCCTTGGATGATCCAGCGGCGCCGCGAGGTGACGGTGGTGGAGTCGGAGGGCGAGGAGCACGGTTTCCACCTCTACAGTCCGCTGAGGGCCACCAGCAAGAGGCTCATGGGGAGCCTCGTGGAGTTCATAAACCAGCAGCCCAACTCGTCGCCTGCGAATCCTATGGTGCTAGGCGTGCCCACGACGCCGTGCAAGGACGTGTTTGGGTATGGCATGGCCATGAAGGCCTGGTGCACACGGTCCAGTATGCCACGTAACACTGCTACTTCATTGAAGATTGGAAGGGTTGGGCCATCCAACACAAGATATAGGTTAATCTCAGGTCGACTGCTGATGACTGCTGGTAACGCTCATCACAAAGATCCATTATCTGCTGCAGTTCCCTGGACTTGTGTGATCAACAACTTCTTCTAG